Genomic window (Kwoniella botswanensis chromosome 1, complete sequence):
gaaggagaagcCTATGGGGAAGGCGAAGGAGCAGCGGACTGGACGAGGGGATCAAGGATAGATTCCGAGTTTCCCTTTGGAGTTCTGGATCCGGACGTTAAAGCGTATTTTAGGAATGTGGAAGAGCAGATCAAGGATTGGGAAGGGGTCAGCACGGAGGGAGAGGAACGTGAAGGTAAGTAAGATATTTCTGCTGATTGCAGACAATGCCATCCCTTCTCAGACATACGGTGTAGGCGTATAAGCAATCGACTGATCTAGTATTGTTATAGATCGTCAACTATTCTTAACATCAGTTCTATCGGAATTACGTTCTCACGAATTACCTACATCTACCGATCCTGAAACTTCTATCATCCTCGAAAGGCTCTTACCCTCCCTTAATGACTGGGGTAGGAGGGTCATAGGAGATTCGTTTGGAGATAAATGGGAAGAACTCATCAGACACAGATTCGGTAGTCATGTGGTTCAAACTTGGTTGACACTTGCTGCTAGTACTCTGGATAGAGAGGTGAGCATATGAAACTACATCAAACGGTCTATAGCTGAAAGGGTCATAATCTGATAATGTCATCTGTGCACATACCAGGCAAAGAACATATACCCTCCCCAGCAATCCAAACAAGATACTTCCAAAGGATCATTACCCAAAATGACCGAATTATTCCTTAACATCATCGACCAATTATTACCATCTTTCCCTCAACTCCTATCTTCACCTCACTCTGCTCCGCCACTACGTCTCCTCCTCTTGATATTGACTCCTAATAGGGCTTTACCATCTTTGGAATCTTCCGATTCTTCACAATCAGGCTCCGGGTTGATCAGGTCTAAACGATCGAATAAGTTTAGGAAGAATCAAGAAGTTAAAGGGAAATCTATCTTAGGCGATGACGAGAAAAAAGATACGGAAAGAAAAGTACCCCGAGATCTGATAGGTTTTAGGAAACAGATAAGAAACGATTTGATGAGCAAGTTGGGAGAGGCGGAATGGAAAGCTATGGGTGTGGATACTGTTGGAAGTGCCACTGTACAGGTGAGCCATCCCTGATCTTGTGCGCAACCGAATGTCATTGTACAGTAGCTGATGTCTTGTGATTGATAGCTGTTACTTGAgttcgaagttgaagatggtgatgctgagaaagaaggatcttTGTTCGATATCATAACGGAAGGATTGATAACGCAAATTAGTGAGTATACTGATCCTATCGAACCCCACCATATATCTACATAATATATATGGTAATTAATGATCATCATATGCTGACCATGACTGACTTTTGATCCAGAGCAATCTCCCAACACAAAACCCGAAGCTCAACCTTACCTCTCAACCCTTCTTCAAACCCAGACCGGAACACGTCTATTTGAATCTCTCCTTTCCCTAGCCCCAGAAACAGTCTTCAAAGCATTATGGTCAGCCTATTTCGTCGGTAAACTGGGTAAACTCGCTGGACACCCTTATGCCAACTTTGTGACTGCTAAGGGAGTCTCGAGGCTAGATAAGGAAGGGATCGAAGGGTTGATAGTGGAAGTTAAAGGTAAtagtggtggaaggggaTTGATAAGTGAGCTTCTCCTACCTCCAGTTGTCTTTCATCTGGAAGTTTGTAGCTGACGAATCCTGTTTTGTCGAGTAGAAGCTGCACGAACGAGTGTACTTCAAGCTTTGGTTGACAGGAGTGTCGTTCTGGAGGAATGTCAGAAGTCTGtcttggaggtgagtcagctgaatttgagctgatatgcGCCGATTGAACTGATAATTATGCAGTTGCTGTACTCATGTCTTGAATTGCCTGAAGATAAAAGGTCGGATTTGGTACCTTGTCTTATGGCTTTGAAGACGTATCCCGTGAGTGTCTCAGTCTCCGGTCAGAATGCTTCGTTTGATAATGAAAATAGGGCTAAGTGAAACTTTTCTGTTCAGATGTACCAAGCTCTTTTAACTGGCTCATCCGCACCCGAAGATGAGACACCAGCAACTGAAGATGTAGataaagaagctgaagacACAGCTGCCGCCTACGCTCGTAGATCAGCATGGGAGAACCGAAGGACCGCTAAGCCCAAAGTTGCCGAGGGTGAAATCTTACCTAATATGCAGGGATGCCTAATATTACAGggtatgatgggaatgggacaGGTCAACTCAATAGTCTTGGAAAGGTAGGTGAATTGCGGTCAGCAATGAGAACAAGCGTGACTGACGGTTCTGTATGTAGTCTTATTGCACAACCCCTACCTACCTTGCTCACTTATGCGAAATCgcccatctcatcacattTGTTCGATAAAGTATTCACAAACTCGGCTGTCCCACCGAAATATCGAAGAAAAGTGATGATGCTATTCATGGAAAGCTGGAGGGAGCTAGTGGAAGATAGGATTGGAAGTAGGGTGGTGGATACGGTCTGGGATAAGGCCGATGGGtatatgaaggtgagttcgataTACCAATCTATGTTCTTGACAGAGACAACCCATAGAGCTTTGTGTAAATGGTCGAAGAGAGATACTCACTGTGACCGCAGGAAAAAATCGCCCGTACTCTCATATCCCATATTGTCGTATTGGGACAATCACAATACGCGAAATACTTTATGAAGAAAGCGGAATTATCATTATTATCGAGAAGACCGGATGAATGGAGAGAGAAGGTCGTAGGAGTAAAACATCATTTCGCTCATCAGAAAGTCACTCCAGCTCCTGCTCAACCTCAGGCCCAGATACAGGTTGAAGGACAAAATGAAGTGGAAAataagaaaagaaagaaggaggataagaaagatgagattgatctgTTATTTGATGGAGTAGAGGGtaagaaaaagaagaaatcgaagaagaataagGAGTAAGTAAGGGTGAAGGGATTTTATGTTGATTTGCATCTGATTatgattcatcttcatatctaAACTGTATGCATGATATCCATATATGATTCTTTAGTAATACAACATATGAGGGGAGCTACTGATTGATCTATACCTATAACCCAATATCTATCAATCGTGAATAACATCATGAGCAAGACGCTCCATTCGTGTAAATAGAGAGATTATTTATATTTCTCTAAAGAAATGAACATCAAGTCAGTCAACATACAAAATAATTTCATTACCGCTAGTCACTCACTCGGCAGGTTCTTTCCTCAAATACCAATCGATCGCTCCCGAGAACGCAGCAAAAGCGAGACCACCTCCCATGGCAGCTTTTAATCCCGAGTTTCTAGCTAGGATCGCACCGGATAAGAAACCAGCTGAGACAGCATTCGTTATATCGTTTTTGGCTCGGTACTGAGTATGAGCCACAGAAGAGCTGTCAATACACGTTTTTCTGTTCAAGTAGTGAACAAAAGGCAGATTGAGGTGTATAAACTTACACCTTCGATACAACATTCAACACCTGAATAAATTGCACCGACTTTAGCAAAACCTTTACCGCTACTCCACATgttccttcccatctccttGAATACGTGCATTGTCTGTGCCCTCGTGGATAACTGGGATGAAGCTCGGGATAAGGGATCTTCGTAGGCGAATGTAGCTGAcatgagggagaagaaaccTCCCAGAGCGAAGCCTATAATCGTGATAAAGCATGTTAGTTTCGGGAGATCATCTGGATCGTCATAATGATACTGATTGTCGATGCGACGAGAAATAGCACAAGGATTATATACGGTCCTGTACGGGGGTAGAGGTATATATTTACTTGAAGCGAAgccatcactcacctgcaccGCCCGACAAGACCACTTTCAAAGGACAGCTCTCCATGGCCATGCCGAGATACTTCTGATACCTCAATGCAGTCTGCATCTCCTGTCTCTCCCAATCGCTCGTCCCGGGCGGTACGGGTTCTTGACCTGGTAGATATATGGGGCAGAGTAAAGGCATGGTGGTGGGTAGTGGGAGGGCCATGATGTATTATTGATCGCTGATTCTATTCCAACAAAGCTGCGAGATCGAAGATCGAATTCAGATGATTGGAGGTCGAGGATGGTGCTTTGCGGATGGTAGATGTTGGttgagatggtgaagatgactGACTTCCAGTTGACTTTTTCAGATCAACTTTTTCACTTGTGCCGTAGGTCATTTCAAGCTTTTGCGGACCAGCggagatgaatgagatctCCGCGGTGTATAAGCATATAAGCATAATATCAAGTCAGAGTGAGACGCgtgaaagacaaagacaaagacaaaacaatcatccatccatcccatccatgCCATCCATgccatccacatccacaaCGACAACATAGACCAAAGAATTCAGAGTCCATCAGACACGATAGCAATCTACCAGGCTGAATCGCTCGTCGCCCATCCTGTCATCTTACACAGAAAAGAGCAAATCCACCGTGATCAACTCCGATACAGCAGTTCAATCTAAAAGATCACCCCGGTTCTCTGGCTCATCACCCTGCGAGCATCCTCGTATTCTGCTAGACCAATAGAACAAAGCGTCGACAGCTATCCCAGTACCGCTTTACCATCTGAAGATCTTGACAATCTATCATCACAATCTCACAAGCACAACAACCCATGCTACCCTTCCCATGCTCGAAGATATGAGCAACTCGCCTTCAGCTTCTCGTCGGCGATCCAAACCATCACAGGAAAACTGGGACGATGATTTCGAGTTCACCTTGCCAGCTCGAAAATCAACCAACACAACTACGACCACATCTAGCTCAAAACCTtcgaaaggaaaaggaaaggatgaaaacACACCCATACCCAGAGCTGATAGTCCTACAAAGGACTGGGATGAGAATTGGGATGAATCACCTCCACGTTCCAACCCACCTCAAGCTAGTATAACGACCAAACATGAAAGAAAAAAATCATCTATACCGCCTCCCATcaatatcccttcttcaactaGCTCTCATCGTGTGAATCCACCTCGATTATCCCCATCGCAATCAGTCGGTCTATcaatatcacctttaccaacttcaatctcatccccTCAACAaccgcttcttccttcacgTTCACATTCGTCTCTCTCGATGGGTCCCAGTCCAGATGATCTgcaacatcaacaatcacAGCATCTACCTAGGTTACGATCCGGCTCAACTATGACATCTACAGTAACGAGGAATAAGTTGATCAAACGAcatccttcaacttctttcgTTCCTTTACCAAATTCgcattcatcttccaatttaGCGCCGGCATCTGCTCTATCCAATCCATCAGAAGCGAGTTTGAACTCGATATCAATGGTTAATCGATCGTCACCCAATCTACCGCAAAATTCACCCTCGTTGCCTAGAAGTACCTCAGGCGAGCAGATGCCTCCCCCGCCTCTACCTCAAGCCAATGGAGGTATTTTGGGCAGATCAAGGAGCAGGTCGAAGAGCAAGGCCAAGACTGGACAAGAGGTTAGAGTCTCGAGCATACCGTTCAGTCCAAGTAGAGACGAAATGCaagagaaggggaaagagaagagacCAGGATTTTGGAAAAGGTTATCTGGTGCTCCAACTACAGGCGAACAAAGTGAGTTacagctttcttccttcacGATCGCGACAACTGACGAAAAGATAGACGAGGGCACACCTCAGCATCGTCGTCGTAGGAGTTCACCCGTTGGTGCCAAACATTTACCCTCTGGTTCACCTCGTCCGCCTGTACCTCCATTACCTATGAATTTCCGTTCACCCTCTGGAGCATCAAGTACATCCACCTCGTCTGCCAAGTCTGGTCCTACATCTGCTTTCTCGGCTCTTTTACGTCGATCCTCGAGTAGTCTGTCAAAACGATCAGACAAGTCGAGAGATACCCCACCTTCGTCATATCCTTACTCGTCCTCAAAAAATGGAATCAGTTCAAGCAGTGTAAACTCCTTTGTCCAACAGCCTGTCTCGATACCTTCAAATAGGAAAGGTGATGTAACGCCTGAACTGCCATCCTCAGCATCCTTCTCAAGAGGATTTCACTTAccctctccttcacctggaTCGCCCTATCATCCCTCCAAATCTCGTGCAACTTCAGCTGCCCAGCAATACTTCGATCTGCCACCCTTACctcattcaacatctttccCCGGACCGCAGACGCAAGCAAAAAAAGGGAGTGGGACTGGGAGCGACACCGAGTCTGAAGGTGATAGTAAGATACccaaaagaaggaagaagatcagacCTGTATCTGCTTTACCTGCACCAAGGacatatcaagatgatcccATACCAGGCTTACCAATAAGTAGACAAACTTCAATTGGTGATATTCGTTCAACCAAATCTAGCCATTCCCCAGCATCAGCATTTGCACAAGGTACCACATCGACTCTGAAAAGACTAGGTTCATTATCAAAGAAACACGGTAGAAGACTGTCAGGAGGTTGGAAATTCGGTACGAACTCTTCTAGCGATTCGAATAAATCCGCTACGAGACCTCTAGAACCTGTGTTGGGATCGCCATCGAAACCGTATAAGAACGATGACGACTTGCCTTTATCGCCAATCTCACCCACTCCGAACCTTGAGactgaagaggagatgaggaaAGCTATCAGAGCTGGATCTGTTTCAGCGCCTACATCGATGTTCACTCAACCTCGTTCTCAAGCGGACGTCAGTCATATACCATCGGAAGAGACAAAAGCTgccaaggagaaggagaagaaagacaaacATCGGAGAAGACAGAGTTGGAATGATTTTGTGATCCCCAGGGAAGTTATGATGAAACAGAAGGGGTTGAAGGAAGGTATAGGAGCGGTCAAGATGTTTGCAGGTGGAGTTGCTAGTAAGTAACCGCACTACATTTCCGATTCTTCATGACCCCCTTGTCGCTGATGCATGTTACTGACTGTCTCTTAGGCCTCAAAACACTCTTGTCCACCCACGCCGACATACGTGATCGTATACTCTCCTCTGGATCACAAACAGACGCTGCAAATTTCGCATCTCTCGATTCTGAGTTCGAACAATGGTTGGAAATGGCCGTCGTGCTCATCGAAGTCGGATCGACAGGAGCAGATCCATCCactcaaccttctttctcatcaccaCCGCGATCTAGGAGAGTCACCTTGGCGTCAGACGAAGCGAAAGCTGCCTCTGCGGCAATGTCAAAAGCTACTTCAGCTCCTGGCGGTCCGACGCCACCTGTCTCCCTGTCCTCATGGCGGAAAACCAGCTTACCTGATCCCGAGGAGACGAGTCTCAGTATGATTGGCCCCCCTCGAGCGGACTATCCAGAACAATGGAGAGCGTCAACTGGGCGACAAGACTTGTCGAAAAGGCAATTAGAAGTTTTACGAACCATGTTAAGAACTCCCATGTCTGCCAATACGCCCGATAAAGATGGTAGTAGACCGGAAATGGGACCCAGAACGGCCAGTACATTATCTGCAAGCTCTACGGTCGGTTACTTGCAAGCTCAGGGTAGTCCAAGTCCGAATTCGAAGATCCAAATTCAACGGGGATTGACATTAACACCTGATTCCGGGTCGATCTCATTCCCTTCGCCCGGTGATTCAGCTCATATCCAACCTTCCAATTCGTTCCCTTCTCCTATTAGCGCTGCTAGGTTGAACCATAATCAGAGGAGTTTGAAAGATCGAAGAGCAAGTAAAGCCGGACTGGCGGGTTTGAAAGAGTTTTTAAGGTcattgaagaaagataagaataCCGTACCTAACACTGCGGCTTCAGGTGGAATTGGAGGATTAAGTCCACTGAGGATCAAAAATAGATTTGGAATAAAGAGCTCTACTTCACCTGCATCTCCGACTTCACCTCTATCGCCCATGTTCAGCCCCAACGGTAATACCGGTAACAACGATGTATTCTGTCCTACTCAAcgatcatctttctcagctCTAGGTGCAGCCTCGGGAAAAATCCCTCAAACACCTCAAACTGCTCAACCTATCTTATCTACTACTAGATCAAGAGCGGGTACCGAGTCATCTTTCAACAGAGGAGGAGGTCTAGGGCCGGAACAGAAAAGACCTTCTATCAGGAATATCTTCCGGACGTCTTCAGGCAATTGGTCCGAATTAGTCAAGAATGATCCTAACCTATCGCCTGCGCCAAATTCCAACACTTCATCGCctagtggtagtggtagtgggtTAAGTAAGAAGCTATCCGCTCAAAGATTAggtttctcatcttcgaaatcGATCAGTAAAATCAGTGTATCCGACCCTATACCTTCTAAAATCCCTTTATCTCAATCGGTTTCATCGAGAACGTTAAATGCCAGTGCAAGTACTCTTTCGGCAGAAAACAAAGAtaaagatcaagaaggagagatgacCTTGAGACCTACTGCTAAAAAGAGAGTACCAGGTTTAGGATTAGGGTTAGGTTGGCCTgaaacttccacttctacctccACCGGAATTGGAAGTCCAATCAAGATTAgcaatggaagtggaagttcaAATAGTGTGATAGGAGAGATGGGAACGGTATATGAAAGCCCTCATAAGTTCGATCGTGACCATGCAAACGAACAGACATTGAAACAGCATCGAAGTGTTATACCTACTTCACCGAATAAAATTAGATTTCCATCAAGTAGAACTTTCACTTCgatctcaacttcaacttcaactttTGGCGATGGTCTTTCAAGTAGAATACCTTCGAATGATGTTTCCGTTACCAATTTCAATATAcgatcaagtgaagattCCACTTCGACcattgatcatgatttgaCTATAGCCCTTACACCCGAAAATTTACCTACTTTGTTGGAATATCTTGGGCAGTGCGAGAGGATGTTGGGGTtatggaaagagaggattgAGGAGGTTATCGATATTGACTAACGGTGTGAGGAAGCATATGAAAGTCGTGGGGGTCCGAAGAATGCGTAAATCCAATCAGATTAGCGAAGTATGCGAATAGCGGAAAGTTTAATTTTAGAAGAACAAGTAAAGTTCTTCGACTGTGTTGTATTGTATCTACATATGCTCTTACATGGATGCCAATTACAataccatacatacatatagACATATTTGTCATACATACCTATCATACTTACTGTCCTACACCACCTCTATCCATCTGACTCTCAACCATCAAAATCCTCTTCAACACCACCAAAACGGCCCTACATGCTTTcgtccatccttcttcagcggtattatccatctctttcGTACCGCTACCTGAACTCGACGAATGACCCGCATTGCCGGAAGAGGTATTGGCGGAAGTGGTTGATCCTGAACCCAAGCCCATGATGGACATTGAGGGGAGAGTGAGGGGCATAGAGGATATACCGGGTAATTTGATAGAATGATTGGATATTTTATCTTTGTGGATCCTATCGAAATTTCAAGAGGATGTATCAATATGAATTATCAACGACCGCGAAGAAGAAACGATTGACATGTGATATGATTTGGGATGTAGTCGGTGACAGAATGAAGgtaatgaggatgagaatgcaGTGATAATGAcgataaagaagatgatgatgtagtagACAAAAGTAAAGACGACAGACGAAAGAAGCAACCCACTCAATATTATTATTAGCCCAACccttacctctcttctttccaaaatcaatcaactgCCTCAGACAATCCAATATCGCAATCATGGCGTAATTGAACCTTCTATTCTGTAATAATCTCGCTGGGGACAGGTCGGAAGAAGCGTATAATTCGTATATCCCTTTTTGAGGTGGTAATTCTTCGATTCGGGAGTATGAACCTAGGGGGATGATCTTATAGCTGATCGTTAAGGTTGAGTGAGGGGTCAGCTGGACAATCCTTCAAACGTGACTTCTATTCACATGCAAGGCAGTATCCTTCAAGTTATAGTGGATAAAGGTCGTCGTTGTGATATCACACTACCTCTACAAATGCTCTACCCCTTGACCAAATGCGCTGAACGACCACTCACCCACTAAACACACACCCGACCTTATCAGCCACTCTATCCAAGCAAAGCGCTGTCAACCCCCACGCAGCGTTAATCTCCTCCCATTCAACAGTCGGTCTACCACCAAGTCTCAACCCATTGATCGTGCCTACTGTCATGCCACTGCcggaagatggatcaaggGGTACATGTCCTATCTGGAAGGCGTCATTGTATACGTTGGTAGATTCCAGGTGGGCCAGAAGGGATTtggaaaggagaaggtggGTCTGGGCGGTAGATAGAGTATGTTGGAGATGGGATAGGTGAGTGGAAAGGGCCgagtggtgaaggaggtatcTAGTGGGATGGAAATGCATTAGCATAGGCATCAGAGTGGAAGTCTACAGTTATTGGACCATATTTGACTTATCGTCACCCAATCttgttggaagaggatgatatgatctaGAGCCTGAGAGTTGCGAGTTCgatgtatcactcactcagtctcttccctctccacctcctcttcatccctcttaaccctctcttcctccaattctacctctttcagctccctttccctctcttccaagatcaacttcaattcctcttcttcactttccaaCTCTTGCTTCCTTTTATTCAACTCTTG
Coding sequences:
- a CDS encoding mitochondrial import inner membrane translocase subunit TIM22, coding for MALPLPTTMPLLCPIYLPGQEPVPPGTSDWERQEMQTALRYQKYLGMAMESCPLKVVLSGGAGFALGGFFSLMSATFAYEDPLSRASSQLSTRAQTMHVFKEMGRNMWSSGKGFAKVGAIYSGVECCIEGYRAKNDITNAVSAGFLSGAILARNSGLKAAMGGGLAFAAFSGAIDWYLRKEPAE